One stretch of Diabrotica undecimpunctata isolate CICGRU chromosome 5, icDiaUnde3, whole genome shotgun sequence DNA includes these proteins:
- the LOC140442309 gene encoding uncharacterized protein — MLLKGDDQLASLLGVLLRFRERKIGFSGDIKEMFLRVGIIEEDQHAQRFLWRNGSSDNPLEVYIMTVMTFGATCSPSCAQFVKNANAKKFSVEYPSAVDSIVKNHYVDDLLESTDTEDEAIQLAKEIALIHASGNFEIRNWRSNSDKFMKIMNTSHGNNEEVNLDLGNNKSIEKVLGMWWDLKGDNFIFNLKCNKGNKDVLSGLRNPTKREILQILMSVYAPVGLLANFLIYVKILLQEIWRSNISWDQPITNEQFQKWLVWLKQLPEIEKVSIPRYFLNKLENWKDTNTQMHIFVDASEYASACVAYLRIIKKDVIECTLIGAKTHVAPLKPQAIPRLELNGAVMGSRFAKSLCQHLSITVHNIVYWTDSSTVLSWLRNEDPGKLPKYVAYRVAEIQQNSMMSHWRYVPTKNNIADEATKWTKRPNLKNTRCWFKGPDFLYQLENSWPPDTTLKKEKADEILTTHEVKFNSPRLIDFETFSQFNRILRATAYMFRFLRIVYAKLMKSEEPTGILTSEELLGARNILIKQTQCEYFKNEIKQLKTNNSGILQKTVNKSNSLYKLSPYLDEDGILRIRGRLDEARDVISETKRPIILPRGSRLTLLIIKDYHKRYHHKNHEIVVNEIRQKFYIPKLRQLVKKIRTNCQNCKVKFAKPKPPEMSPLPPCRLATFTAPFTHTGMDYFGPINVTVGRRTEKRWGALFTCLTTRAVHLEVAYKLDVDSFILCLTNFINRRGRPRHIYCDRGTNFIAAERVLREELQKVDSKLIANSLISPELKFHFNAPLSPHMGEAWERLVKAVKISLYDSLPSRNPTDQLLYSCLIAADNIVNSRPLTYLPIESEESESLTPNHFLIGSSNGDKPIGFLNEDVKVFKFNYLYREQFANKCWRRFISEYIPELLLRAKWHKQVVPIKQGDDIVIICDKDLPRCNWPKVVS, encoded by the exons ATGTTATTAAAAGGAGATGACCAACTTGCTTCTCTATTAGGCGTCCTCCTACGATTTCGTGAAAGAAAGATTGGCTTTTCTGGAGACATCAAGGAAATGTTTCTTCGTGTAGGTATAATAGAAGAAGATCAACATGCACAACGATTCTTGTGGCGCAATGGTAGCTCTGATAATCCTCTGGAAGTTTATATCATGACTGTGATGACCTTCGGGGCTACCTGCTCACCCAGTTGTGCACAGTTTGTTAAAAACGCTAATGCGAAGAAATTTAGCGTAGAATATCCTAGCGCTGTTGATTCCATAGTAAAGAATCATTATGTCGATGATCTCTTAGAATCAACAGACACTGAGGATGAAGCCATCCAATTGGCAAAAGAAATAGCCTTAATTCACGCCAGCGGAAATTTTGAAATAAGAAACTGGAGATCAAACTCTGACAAATTCATGAAAATCATGAACACCTCCCACGGAAATAACGAAGAAGTCAACCTAGATCTAGGAAACAATAAGAGCATAGAGAAGGTTCTAGGAATGTGGTGGGATTTAAAGggtgataattttattttcaatttaaaatgtaataaagGAAACAAAGATGTTTTAAGTGGATTAAGAAATCCAACAAAGCGGGAAATTTTACAAATCTTAATGTCTGTATATGCCCCTGTAGGTTTGTTAGCAAACTTTTTGATTTATGTGAAGATTCTTTTACAGGAAATATGGAGGAGTAACATTTCTTGGGATCAACCAATAACCAATGAACAGTTTCAAAAATGGCTTGTTTGGTTAAAACAGCTTCCAGAAATAGAGAAAGTTTCAATTCCAAGATATTTTCTTAATAAACTCGAAAACTGGAAGGATACCAATACGCAAATGCACATTTTTGTAGATGCCAGCGAATACGCAAGTGCTTGTGTGGCATAtctaagaataataaaaaaagatgtcATAGAGTGTACTTTGATTGGAGCGAAAACACATGTAGCACCATTAAAACCACAAGCTATTCCTCGATTGGAACTTAATGGTGCGGTAATGGGTTCAAGGTTTGCTAAAAGCCTTTGTCAACATCTTTCCATAACTGTGCACAACATTGTTTATTGGACAGATTCTTCAACAGTTTTAAGCTGGTTAAGAAATGAAGACCCAGGAAAATTACCAAAGTATGTTGCTTACAGAGTGGCCGAAATTCAACAAAACTCAATGATGTCACATTGGAGATATGTACCTACTAAGAATAACATAGCCGACGAAGCTACTAAATGGACAAAACGTCCCAATTTGAAAAACACCAGGTGTTGGTTTAAAGGTCCCGATTTTCTGTATCAATTAGAAAACAGTTGGCCTCCAGACACCACCCTTAAAAAGGAAAAAGCTGATGAAATTTTAACCACtcatgaagtaaaatttaatagtCCACGTTTAATAGATTTTGAAACATTCAGtcaatttaatagaattttaagagcAACTGCATATATGtttcgatttttaagaattgttTATGCAAAATTGATGAAATCTGAAGAGCCTACAGGAATATTAACTTCGGAAGAACTTTTAGGTgctagaaatattttaataaagcaaACTCAATgtgaatatttcaaaaatgaaataaaacaattaaaaactaatAATTCTGGTATTTTACAGAAAACAGTTAATAAATCAAACAGTTTATATAAATTATCGCCATATCTGGATGAAGATGGTATACTTCGTATAAGAGGAAGATTAGATGAAGCTAGAGATGTTATTTCAGAAACAAAAAGGCCAATAATTTTACCAAGAGGAAGTCGTTTAACTTTACTAATTATTAAAGACTATCacaaaagatatcaccataaaaaTCATGAAATTGTAGTAAATGAGATaagacaaaaattttatataCCAAAACTCAGACAACTAGTTAAAAAGATTAGGACCAATTGTCAAAATTGCAAGGTCAAATTTGCTAAGCCAAAACCACCAGAAATGTCACCTCTACCGCCATGTAGACTTGCAACATTTACTGCTCCGTTTACACATACTGGCATGGATTATTTTGGTCCAATAAATGTAACTGTTGGAAGACGGACGGAGAAAAGATGGGGAGCTTTATTTACGTGTCTCACGACTAGAGCAGTCCATCTCGAAGTAGCTTACAAACTAGATGTGGACAGTTTTATACTATGTTTGACAAATTTTATTAACAGAAGAGGACGACCAAGGCATATATATTGTGATCGAGGTACGAATTTCATTGCAGCTGAACGAGTATTGAGAGAAGAACTGCAAAAGGTTGACAGTAAATTAATAGCCAACTCACTGATTAGCCCAGAGCTAAAATTTCACTTCAACGCACCCCTTTCCCCACATATGGGTGAGGCCTGGGAGCGCCTAGTGAAAGCGGTTAAAATTTCGTTATATGATTCTTTACCAAGCAGGAACCCTACTGACCAATTACTTTATAGTTGTCTCATAGCTGCAGACAACATAGTAAACTCAAGACCACTTACTTATCTTCCAATAGAATCTGAAGAATCTGAATCTCTAACCCCAAATCATTTTCTAATTGGATCTTCAAACGGAGATAAACCAATTGGATTTTTAAACGAAGAtgttaaagtatttaaatttaattatttgtacaGAGAGCAATTTGCAAATAAATGTTGGCGACGCTTTATTTCTGAATACATACCTGAACTACTACTTCGGGCAAAATGGCATAAACAAGTTGTACCAATTAAACAGGGCGATGATATTGTAATTATATGTGATAAAGATTTACCAAGATGCAATTGGCCAAAGG ttgtttcttaa